In Pirellulales bacterium, the following are encoded in one genomic region:
- a CDS encoding ABC transporter ATP-binding protein yields MPLVEVRNLSYRYPDGVLALSEISFALEERECVGLVGPNGAGKSTLLWHLNGLLPERLRDGHRPGGAGHHAHGHAVAVRIAGREVSHANLAEVRRAVGLMFQDPDDQLFGATVREDVAFGPLNLGLEAAEVRCRVDQSLAVVGLSGVAERLPHHLSVGERKRVCLAGVLACQPQLLALDEPTANLDPRARRQFMRLLGELDCAKLVASHDLEMILDICPRVIVLDEGQIHADGPTDEILRNEPLLEAHGLELPPSLRKRG; encoded by the coding sequence ATGCCGCTGGTCGAAGTTCGAAATCTCAGTTATCGCTATCCCGATGGCGTGTTGGCACTGTCCGAAATCAGCTTCGCGCTTGAAGAGCGCGAATGCGTGGGCCTGGTTGGGCCCAACGGCGCCGGCAAATCGACGTTGCTGTGGCATCTCAACGGGCTGTTGCCCGAGCGGCTGCGCGATGGCCATCGGCCTGGCGGTGCCGGGCATCATGCGCATGGCCACGCCGTCGCGGTGCGGATCGCAGGTCGCGAAGTGAGCCATGCCAATCTGGCCGAGGTGCGTCGTGCCGTGGGGCTAATGTTTCAGGACCCCGACGACCAATTGTTTGGCGCCACGGTGCGAGAAGATGTGGCGTTTGGTCCCTTGAACCTGGGGCTCGAGGCGGCCGAAGTGCGCTGCCGTGTGGACCAATCGTTGGCCGTGGTAGGGCTGTCGGGCGTAGCCGAACGGCTGCCGCATCATTTGAGCGTCGGCGAGCGCAAGCGGGTTTGCCTGGCCGGAGTATTGGCGTGCCAGCCGCAACTTCTGGCGCTCGACGAGCCCACGGCTAACCTCGATCCGCGCGCCCGCCGCCAGTTCATGCGGCTGCTGGGGGAACTGGACTGCGCCAAGCTGGTTGCCAGCCACGATCTGGAAATGATCCTCGATATTTGTCCCCGCGTTATTGTACTCGACGAGGGGCAAATTCATGCCGACGGGCCAACCGACGAGATACTGCGAAACGAACCGCTGCTCGAAGCGCACGGCCTGGAGCTGCCCCCCAGCTTGCGTAAGCGCGGATAG
- a CDS encoding energy-coupling factor transporter transmembrane component T, whose product MLPDRLEHKSLEHGHGTESPLDRVSPRAKLIVAVLLLVVISVAQPWWLPVMPGVPLSWIHLAAALIALLGVGAAKIPAKHLLVRWAAFAVPLAFVGLSIPLTQGRAGWPIMAGVLVKGWLSFTVILVLLHTTGFDRLLQAMRQCGVPKLLVAILAATYRYMFVLLEELERMRRAQYARTFHCPRRLSPVTIRNGTRLVGMLLVRCSERADRVHAAMLARGFDGEVRVLDELP is encoded by the coding sequence ATGCTGCCTGATCGACTCGAACATAAAAGCCTGGAGCACGGTCACGGCACGGAAAGCCCGCTCGACCGTGTGTCTCCGCGCGCCAAGTTGATCGTGGCGGTGCTGCTGCTGGTGGTGATCAGCGTCGCTCAACCGTGGTGGCTGCCAGTAATGCCGGGCGTGCCGCTGAGTTGGATTCACTTGGCGGCCGCTTTGATCGCGCTGCTGGGTGTTGGAGCGGCAAAAATCCCGGCAAAACATTTGCTCGTGCGGTGGGCCGCTTTCGCAGTTCCCTTGGCGTTCGTGGGACTTTCGATCCCGCTGACCCAAGGCCGGGCAGGCTGGCCGATCATGGCTGGCGTGTTGGTGAAGGGATGGTTGTCGTTCACCGTGATCCTGGTGTTGCTGCATACGACCGGCTTTGATCGATTGCTGCAGGCCATGCGCCAATGTGGCGTGCCGAAATTGCTGGTCGCCATTTTGGCGGCAACCTACCGATACATGTTCGTCTTGCTCGAAGAGTTGGAGCGGATGCGGCGTGCCCAATACGCGCGCACCTTTCATTGTCCGCGGCGGCTCTCGCCCGTGACTATTCGCAACGGCACGCGCCTGGTTGGAATGCTGTTGGTACGGTGCAGCGAGCGGGCCGATCGGGTGCATGCCGCCATGCTGGCCCGCGGTTTCGATGGCGAAGTACGGGTTCTCGACGAATTGCCTTAG